A genome region from Cucumis sativus cultivar 9930 chromosome 4, Cucumber_9930_V3, whole genome shotgun sequence includes the following:
- the LOC101219842 gene encoding phytosulfokines 3 has translation MASKLFTSIYPFLFLFLFFSSSSTTPIAARPVPGFSNAFLGTSRDGVVVEDDVLEEESCDEIGEEYCLMRKTLAAHVDYIYTDTQKP, from the exons atgGCCTCCAAACTCTTCACCTCCATCTAcccttttctcttcctcttcctcttcttttcctcctcctccaccaccCCCATTGCTGCTCGGCCCGTCCCCGGTTTTTCAAACGCTTTTCTTGGAACTTCTCGAGATGGG gTTGTGGTGGAAGATGATGTTTTGGAGGAGGAGAGTTGTGATGAAATTGGAGAAGAATATTGCTTGATGAGGAAAACTCTTGCTGCTCATGTTGATTATATCTACACAGATACCCAGAAGCCATga
- the LOC101219359 gene encoding uncharacterized protein LOC101219359 produces MANQLGNLVESIKSKVKALKKSKKPYIKMDKSSSVKVEIRSRKARFLIDKTMKVADRPGKRTIS; encoded by the coding sequence ATGGCCAATCAGCTCGGCAATTTAGTGGAATCCATTAAATCCAAGGTCAAAGCATTGAAGAAATCCAAGAAGCCATATATCAAGATGGACAAAAGCTCCAGCGTTAAAGTTGAGATCCGTAGCCGAAAAGCTCGTTTCTTGATCGATAAAACCATGAAAGTCGCCGATCGTCCTGGCAAACGTACAATTTCTTAG
- the LOC101219600 gene encoding thymocyte nuclear protein 1: MRRAMYLGGNITTIFPLEILPSLPSLLPLPLNHHKQISAVIRSEKTMANAVAGDKRQYWLLKTEPAEWSWADQAANDGRTTWDGVKNKQAQKHLKSMKLGDRCFFYHSGAKARRVVGVVAVAREWYSSVDDEVVVDVEAVGEMREPVDLKEMKKRMEGMKNFALFRQPRLSVVPVTKEIWDKICELGGGFEGDGTEGGDGSEE, from the coding sequence atgaggaGGGCCATGTATTTGGGCGGCAATATAACCACGATTTTCCCGCTGGAAATTCTACCGTCGTTACcgtctcttcttcctctcccaCTTAACCATCACAAGCAGATCAGCGCAGTAATTCGTTCCGAGAAAACAATGGCCAACGCTGTCGCCGGAGACAAAAGGCAGTATTGGCTTCTGAAGACGGAGCCGGCAGAGTGGTCGTGGGCGGACCAAGCGGCCAACGACGGACGAACAACGTGGGACGGCGTTAAGAACAAGCAAGCTCAGAAGCATCTTAAGTCCATGAAACTCGGCGACCGCTGTTTCTTCTACCACTCCGGGGCCAAGGCCCGCCGTGTCGTGGGCGTGGTCGCGGTCGCAAGGGAATGGTACTCGTCAGTGGACGATGAAGTCGTCGTGGACGTGGAGGCGGTTGGAGAGATGAGGGAACCGGTGGATttgaaagagatgaagaagaggatGGAAGGGATGAAGAATTTCGCTCTGTTTAGGCAACCAAGGCTGTCGGTCGTGCCGGTTACGAAGGAGATTTGGGATAAAATCTGCGAATTGGGAGGCGGGTTTGAAGGAGATGGAACTGAGGGCGGGGATGGGAGTGAGGAATAG
- the LOC101222672 gene encoding uncharacterized protein LOC101222672: MDLLGSECSSGCESGWTLYLEQSFLSNGASHHIVAQEGGFCTEGYWKPKGTEEEDEEEEEVVEDLSMVSDASSGPPHFIEDEACSHEDDAHFSDVSKSATLGKRKGKKQRIKEYQCQKEPSSFLDDTASSPALNFTANNFTNQASMESFLGLSQTNHFEERSAFTEHFGFLQSSLSGNRLQKNQWFEEKRGIGMR; this comes from the exons ATGGATTTGTTGGGCTCTGAGTGTAGCAGTGGGTGCGAGTCTGGTTGGACTCTGTATTTGGAgcaatcttttctttcaaatggtGCCTCTCATCACATTGTTGCCCAAGAGGGTGGTTTTTGTACTGAGGGATATTGGAAACCTAAAGGtactgaagaagaagacgaagaggaggaggaggttgTTGAGGATCTTTCTATGGTTTCTGATGCATCTTCTGGGCCTCCACATTTCATTGAAGATGAAGCTTGTTCCCATGAAGACGATGCCCATTTTTCTGATGTATCTAAATCAGCTACATTGGGGAAGAGAAAGGGGAAGAAGCAGAGAATTAAAGAATATCAATGTCAGAAGGAACCTTCTTCTTTCCTAGATGACACTGCTAGTTCTCCTGCTCTCAACTTCACTGCT AATAATTTCACCAATCAAGCTTCAATGGAAAGCTTCTTGGGGTTATCTCAAACCAATCATTTTGAG GAAAGATCAGCATTTACAGAGCATTTTGGGTTCCTTCAATCTTCTCTATCAGGAAATAGGTTGCAAAAGAACCA ATGGTTTGAAGAGAAACGAGGAATAGGGATGAGATGA